The window CATTTGCGATCGCGCTTAGTTTACACGCCAGGTAAAGTAACCGTTCGAGGGTTAGCTGTCCTCAAAGCAGACCAACAATTAGAAAACCTGATTAACTTCTTAAGCAAAATGCAAGGAGCACTACCAGAACCCGCTCTCGTTTGAAATTAAAATAGGTGGGTGTAACATCTTTCTTACACCCACTTTCTTTCCTCTTTTTCCTCTCTTTCCTCGGTTTTCTCTGCGCCTCTGGAGTTCGTTAACTAAATTAAATAGCTTCTATCCCGCTAAAGCTGTTGGAGGCAATAGCTCCTGTTTATCGCCCTGCAACACTTTAATTTGCCCCTGATCATCGATATCCACAACAACCGTATCTGCCTCTTGAAGGCGACCGCTTAAAATTTCCTCCGCGAGGCAATCTTCCAACAACCGAGTGATTGCCCGACGCAAAGGACGTGCGCCATAACTGGGGTCATAACCTTCTTCTACCAAGCGGTCCTTAAACCGTTCAGTAACCTCCAATGTAATGCCTTGTTCCTTTAACCGACTGAACACTTCGTTTAAAAGGATAGAGGCAATTTGTTTAACTTCATTCTTACTGAGTTGCCGGAAGACAATGATTTCATCCAAACGATTGAGGAACTCTGGACGGAAATAAGCTTTTAGTTCTTCATTCACCAGAGAACTAATGCCTCTGTATTGAGCATCAGCTTGATTTTCACTCCAATCAAAACCGAGACCACCGCCACCTTTTTCAATTACTTTAGAACCGATGTTGGAGGTCATAATCAACAACGTATTTCTAAAGTCCACCGTCCGACCCTTAGTATCACTCAAACGACCATCTTCCAAAATTTGTAGCAGCAGGTTGAACACATCAGGGTGGGCTTTTTCAATTTCGTCAAAGAGTACAACGGTATAAGGACGACGGCGAACGGCTTCAGTGAGTTGCCCCCCTTCGTTAAAACCCACATATCCAGGAGGGGAACCGATGAGTTTGGAGACGGTGTGACGCTCCATGTATTCGGACATATCCAACCGAATCATCGCCGATTCAGAGCCAAAAAAGTAAGCTGCCAATGACTTGGCGAGTTCCGTCTTCCCCACTCCCGTCGGACCCGAAAAGATAAAACTGGCAATGGGTCGATTGGGGTTACTAATACCCACACGGGCGCGACGAATGGCACGAGAAATCGCCTTGACGGCTTCTTCTTGACCGACGAGTCGCTGATGTAAAATATCTTCCATTTGAAGCAGCTTAGAAGACTCGGATTCGGTTAATTTGTTCACCGGAATTCCTGTCCAAGAAGCAACAATGTGGGCAATGTCCTCTTGATTGACGATGGGAGCGTAGTCAACCTCATCAGCATCACTCACGTTAGAGGGTTCATTCTGGATGAGCGCCCGAATCTCTGCCTGAATTCTTATCTCTTGAGCACGCATTTGTCCGGCTTTACTAAACTCTTGCAAGCCAATCGCGTCTCCTTTATCTTTAAGCACTTGGCGCAGTTCTTTTTTAAGACTTTTGGCACTGGATGGTACTTTTGAGTTGAGTATCCGGACGCGGCTTCCGGCTTCATCAATTAAGTCAATGGCTTTGTCGGGTAGAAAACGGTCTGAGATATATCGGTCGGAGAGTTTAGCGGCAGCTTCGAGAGCCAAGTCTGAGATTTTAATCTGGTGGTGCTGTTCGTAGCGATCGCGCAAACCATATAAAATTTCAATGGTTTCTTCTACGCTGGGTTCATCTACCATCACGGGTTGAAAACGACGTTCTAATGCCGCATCCCGCTCAATGTACTTACGGTATTCATCCAAGGTGGTGGCACCAATACACTGGATTTCGCCCCGCGCTAAGGCAGGTTTAAGGATATTGGCTGCATCGAGGGAACCTGACACGGCTCCAGCCCCAACTAAAGTATGAACCTCATCTACCATCAAGATGATATTTTGGCACGACCGAATTTCCTCAATGATTTTCTTGAGGCGCTCTTCAAACTCACCTCGGTACTTAGTGCCGGCAAGTAGTGAACCTGTATCCAGGGTAAGAACCTGCTTGCCTTGAAGGCTGATGGGAACATCGTTGTTGATAATGCGCTGAGCGAGTCCCTCTGCTAGTGCCGTTTTCCCAACTCCTGGCTCTCCGATTAAGATTGGATTGTTCTTGGTGCGACGAACCAGAATTTGAATCATTCGTTCCACTTCTTTCCGGCGTCCCACGACGGGATCGAGCTTGCCCTGTGCGGCGAGCTGAGTCAAGTTGGTGCCACATTCGTCGAGGGTTGGCGTCTTGGTACGGGTGCGACTGGGCGCATTGAGGGTCGGTTTCGCTTCGGAAAGCATTTCGATGACTTTAGCCCGAACTTCTTTGGAGTCAACTCCTAGGTTTAAGAGTACTCTTGCCGCCACACCTTCTCCATCTCGGATTAAACCCAAAAGTAAGTGTTCGGTGCCAACGTAGTCCTGCCCTAGGGTGCGAGATTCTTCGAGGGATAGTTCAAGGACACGCTTACTCCTGGGAGTGAAGGGAATTTCAACCGCGACAAAGCCCGAACCCCGACCAATAATTTTTTCAATTTCTTCTCTGACTTCTTGAATCGTGATGCCCAAAGATTGCAAGACGGTTGCGGCGATACCATCGGCTTCTCCAATCAGACCTAACAAAATCTGCTCTGTACCTACAAAATTGTGACCTAGGCGACGTGCTTCTTCTTGGGCTAGCCGAATCACCTTAATTGCTGTATCTGTGAAGCGTTCAAACATGGGGGTGTCCTTGTGGAGGGAGTAATTGCTGTTTTGTCTGGGAGGAGGATTTTAAGCCAGCCAGTTGAACTAAAGCCTCTCGGTGAAACTGAACCACGCAAGCGGATGATTCCCGATAAGACACAGATGTGGAGACTTTTAGTGTGATGTTATGCGGCGTCGAGTCTAGTAACCGTTGTACAGTACAGGCTTGCATCTTCCCCTTACAGTAGGCAACGATGCGATCTCCCACCTTTATTTCTAACGCTTGAATGTTCATTCGTACTCACCCTCATGGTCAAGGAATTGGCTCAGTCAGTCGTATCCAGCCTGTAACACCGTTGATTAACACGACTTTACCGAGCAAGCCGTTTATTTTCCTAGAGGTGTCCTAGTTCGCTACCGCCCTTATCGCCGAAAGCCCGTCAGATAGGAAGAGTAGTATTTCTCGCTCCTAGCTAATGTAGTGTTTCTTAAGGGTAGCATGTAAATAAAGGTTGAGATTATATCAAAAAATAAATTTTATCGTCAAGTAATACTGTTATACTGAAATTATTATTCATCCTGGTTAAAGAATGCTGGCTAAGTTAACGACGCCGCACCAATTGCTGACTCACCTGGCAACTCGTCAAAGTCAGCAAAATAAAGTCATAACTCTTGATTACTCAATCATGGGTAAACAGACTTGCCCTTGCTGCTCAGACACCTTGCTGCGTCATATGCGTTTTGGAGGACTGTACTGGCGATGTAGCTCCTGTCATCAAGAAATGCCCATCTAGAAACCAGCGCCACAACAGAACTAGCAACCCTTAAATGAAAACAAAAAAAGCGATGAAGACCAGCGAACTTTTAAGCCGATATGCAGTGGGACAAAGAGATTTTAGGGGCGCGAATCTGATGGGGGCACAACTAAAAAAGGTCAATCTCAGTTATGCCGATTTTAGTGGTGCAGATTTGAGGGGAGCTAACTTAACATCTGCGAATCTTAGTTATGCCAATCTTCAGGAGGCCACCCTGACTGGAGCTAATTTAACCGAAGCTAATCTAACAAAAGTCAACTTAACTCAAACCCATATTCATGAGGCTAACTTCAGTCGTGCCAACCTGCGTGGGGCAATTATGCCTGATGGCGTGATTCAAACTTGATATATTTGTTAGTAAAATTGGTCGATTCGCAAGTGACTGGAGAATCGATTGACTCAATTGCAACGATTAGTGATTGCCCCTCAACAGCACAAACAGGGGAAGATTTTCTTAACCTCTTCGCAACAGCACTACCTCAGTCGAGTTTTACGATTGAAAGCCGGCGATCGCTTTATTGCGATGGATGGACAGGGTAGCTGGTGGGTAAGCGAGTTAGAAGCCAGTTTGACTCAAGCTAAAATTCTGGAATCCCTGTGTGTACAAACCGAGTTACCGGTAACGGTGACGTTGATGGCAGCACTGCCCAAAGGGAATGGATTTGATGATGTGGTGTATCAAGCAACGGAGTTGGGCGTTGCTTGCATCATTCCCTTAAAGAGCGATCGCACCCTGCTCAATCCCAGTCCCCAAAAGCTCGAACGCTGGCGACGCTTGACTCAAGAGGCTGCTGAGCAATGTGAACGCCCATTTGTGCCCACCCTTCTCGACCCCATAGACTTTACCGCGAGCCTGCAATTACCTGAAACCTCAAACGCCTCCCGCTATATTTGTGTAGCACGGGGTGACGCGCCCCATCTTTTGAGTTGCTTGCTGGAACAAAAATTAGCCTCTTCACCCTCCTCCGTAGTCATTGCCATCGGTCCCGAAGGGGGATGGACACCTGTGGAAGTAGAACAAGCCACAGGTGCTCGATTCCAACCCGTTTCACTCGGACGCCGTATCCTCAGAGCTGTCACGGCTCCAATTCTGGCTCTATCTTTGGCCTCATCTGTTTGGGAAACGACTCAAACCTAATCCCCCAACTTCTTGCCCAACTAGAAGAGCGGATTGATGCAAATAATTTTTGCGGAAGATGAAATAAACTTCAAAAAAATTTAGAAGTTTGTACAATAAGCGAAATAACTAGATTTTTTACTTCCTGGTAAGAAAAGTATTGCAAACCTAATCAAACAAATATTGCAATTTACCTCAAACCCTCAAAAGTTGCCCATAATTTAATCAGGCCAGAGATAGAATTCACTTCATCTCAATTTCAGCTCATCCTTCAAATCATCAGGAGAGTCGTTTTATGGGTATTTACAAACTGTTTAACAGTATCACCCAATATATCTCTGAAGCGGTAGTCAGGATTTTTAGTCCCAGTGACGACGCTTATCCGATCATTGGGGTACAGCCCTTTAGTGGTGAACCTTTACAGGGACATAAGAGAGCTGATTGGTAACAATCAACAAACAGCCATTTCTGACACTTTTCATCCGTCAAAACCTAAGAAGTTGGTGGAGATTTAGCCATTTTCTCCACCAACTTTTGATCATCTATTTCTTAAAACCTATTGCATACAAAGTTTTTGTTGCTCCCGATGATTCCCCCTATATTCATTGGGGGAAATTTACAAAAAAAATTTATAATAGAATTCTCGGATCTGATCGAAAGTCTCGACAGAAACTTGAATAAAATAAAACAGCTAAAGTTAATCAACTCATTTCAAATCTTATTAATCCCCTATTGGTTACCACGACAAAATCTCCCCTTGAAATAAAATATAAACCCCTAACTCCCCTGAGAGTCAGAGGTTTAATTTTATATTCATATAGCCAGCCTAAATGATTGGTGAGTGCCTCTATTCTCTCGTCTGCGTCCTGTTGTGTCCTCTGCGGTTCATCAAAAAGGTCTGTCTCACAAATCAACGTTAGGTTTGCTATCGGGTTTTTTCAGCTAGACCCCTAAACGTCTACTACCTCAGACCGCTCTGATGGGGAGTTTAGTCCCCCTTTGGTAGTAATAAGGTGAAGGAAGCGACAAAAACTTCACACCGTTTCTAGTCAGCCGTTTATTTGCACCGTCTGTATATCTGACGTCGCTCTCCTCCGATATACAGTTATGGGCCACTGCGGTATAACTCCCAACCGGTACGATTTCTATTCGCCTACTAGACTTACAAAGATGCCAATTTGCTCTATCGCTCTACAGGCAGAAGAGCTAATAACTGGCAGTCAGCCTAGGGGGACAAACTCAATTTCACTACTGTAAATAATGGCACAAAGTAGAATGTTCTTTTCTTACAAGATATAAAGTTTTTCCTGAGAGGCAGGAGCAAATGCAACGATACCGTAACATTTACTCCTGCCGCAGGATAGATGAACTTCTATTGCAACCTTTTTTATTCGAGCAGACAGCTAGACGGGATCAATGTGAGCTGCCTTGAAAATCACAAGGACAACTGCCGAAGTTGGTACTGTTTCTGATTGAATTGTTTTTGTTCTAACGTTAATAGGTTGTACTCAATCGGGGGTCGCATATCCCACTGGACTTCGGCAAACATCAATAAGCTGACCGCCATTATGAGGCCGGTGGAGAGAAACTGCAAACTACCTGTATAGGGTAAAGCCGTAATCCCGCCCAGGTGAACAAGTCCAGCCAGGATAAAGGCACGCGATCGCATCCCTACTCCCGTACAAAAGTAACCAAGGGCGCTTAACCCTAACCACAGCGGACACAGACGCATTAAGACTTCTCCCCAACCCAAGAAGATACTCAAATCCGTTACAACAAGACCTCCTAGCATTAGGCTGACCCAACAATACAGCACCCATCGTAAGCGCTCGACCTTGACCCAAAAGTGAGTCAAGAACACCATCACACTCGTCCCAATCAGGGTGAGGACTGTCCAAATTACAGCTTGAATCATCCAGCTAATGGGAAGAAATTGAGCCGTAATAAAAATAACACCTGAAATCAGACCCCAAAGGATAAAAACTTGGTCAATTCGAGTGTAAAAAGCGGAAATTAGAGTCTTATCTCCAATTCCGATGTGAATACGTAACAGCCCTTGACGGTCTTGATAATCGAGTGATTCTTGCTTGTTCCGGAGAATGGGTTCTGTGGGATTGAAGAAAGTCATCAGGCGTCTATCGTTCGGGATATGTTGCTGCGGTTATCAGTCAATTCTGGTAATATATCTTCACCTATCTTAAAGATAGTACATAATCTAAAAGAAAAATTTATCCTAATATTCATTAAGACTATTCGTCGGTTTGGGATTTAAGGTGATCAGCGTTGCTAGTGCTGTATGCCGTTAAATCTCTCCAAATTAAGTGGCGTAGGGGAGAGAGTCGGTATCAAACTATATAGTTTTGAGTATAGTGGGGAGTTCCACCATCCAACTTCAGCAAAATGGCTGAAAACCCAAAGAGAAATTCAGTACTTTGGCTGAGTATGAAAAACCCAAAATACTCTAATGCATCAACTGCCCAAGGGAAGAAGCTGGCTCAAGTAATAACCCAGCGCTGCACTCCCCAAAGGAACGGTGAGATTATCAATACCCAGCTTGGAGACGGATTCTAAAGCCGTGGCTACAATCGCGATCGCCACGGGCACCAACCAAGTTTGCCAAACGTTTCCCTGGACACTCAACAGAATCAAGCAACTAACGGCATAGCTTACCAGAGCCATGGTCAAAGAGCCTTCCCAGCTTTTTTTCATCCCCCAGACTTCATAGGGATGTTGACCAAACTTCTGACCGATCAGTCCAGCGAGTCCATCACCCCAGGCCATCACCAAAATACCCACAGCGGCATAATGGAATTGCTGGAGTGGCCAAAACCAAGCGACAAGGACGCCAATACTAATGGCATAAAAGAATGTGCCCAAGCTTTTGCGCCCGACGCTGTTAATACCGGGCAGGATAGGGATGTAATAAGACAAAAGCGCTATCAGACTGGCGATAATTGAAGCCGAGATGCCCACCCAAGCCGGGATTTGCAGCCACCAAGCCACCAAAATCACATTGCCGGTGCCGATATGGACGACCTTACGCGCCAGTTCTGAACTGTTGCCAGTAAGGCGATGTAGGGTCTCTGCAAATAACACAATGGCTCCTAAGCCGAGTCCAACAATACTAATTTGGAGCCATAATTCTGAATTTGATTCTAACCAGGGTATAGATTGAAACAAGGACTTCTTGAAAGAGAAATTACAACCTCTTTATCACTGTATCGAGATTTGGTGCCCAGCATGAAAATCTTACTCATTTGGCTAATCCGGGGCTACCGCCGTTTTATTTCTCCCCTCTTTCCACCTGTTTGCCGCTTTCAGCCGACGTGTTCGAGCTATGCAATCCAAGCCATCGAACGATTTGGGACTTGGCATGGTAGCTGGCTAGCGATTCAGAGAATCTTGCGCTGTCATCCCTTCCATCCAGGAGGATACGATCCCGTACCCCCTAAGGTGAGTTGCTCGGACGATGAATAAACCCAGCCCTATTTAATGGGTAGCTCTGAAGCTTTTTAATGGCACAGTATGCACCATTTTTGTATCGAAAATTATATTAGGCGGTGCCATCGGTGCTTACTCAGGATTAGGTCAGGAAAGGTTAACACTGCGGAGCTGTTAAGATTTGCACCAAGACGTGGAGTGAATGCTGTCAAGGAATCCTCTGAAGCCATGTAGCCTCAGAGAGAATCGCCACAACCACTCAATGCCTAAACGAAGCAAACCGCCAATACTTTACGCACGACATGAAGCCACCAGCTAAGAAAGCGCTTGATCACTCGGTGTGGGCAAGGGACAGCAGTTGACATCGTTTATACAAACTTTGCCCCACTGTAAAGCCCAACGGACCAATGCTACCCGGTTATCGGTCGATGTCTTGGTCAGGATGTTACTAATGTGATTATCGACCGTGCGCTTACTAATTTCTAGCTGCTGGGCAATCTCCTGATTGGTTAAACCAGCGGCTACTAGTTCGATGATTTGTACTTCGCGATCGCTCAGAGACGCGGGGGTGTATGACTCGCCACCAGCCATAGGTATTTTGCCCTTGGTATATCTACTTACCATTTTAGAAGATCGTTGATTGAGACTACCTGAGAGAGACTCCAGCCAAGGAATTGATTCAAACCTCTGAGGTAAGAGCTTCCAGTTCAACTCCTTATTAGGGTGATGAGGCTGTTAAGCTTGCCTAGTGAGGATTCGCCCCGACGCAAGGAGAAAAATTCCTTGATTTATTAAGTATATATACATGAGTAAAAATATCTATTTTTTTCTAAAAGATTAACTGGGTGTATGAGAAATTTCCCTCTAAAGATGAAGGAAGCAGGATAGAAAGCAGAAGATCGTCACGCCTCTGGTAGTCTGAAAGCAGTCGAGATGTATGCAGCCGTGACCAATCCTCGTGTACTCTGCCTGGGTGAAATATTGTTTGATCTTCTAGCCGATCAGCTAGGGCGATCGCTTGAAAACGTTGAATCTTGGACTCCTTATCCAGGAGGTGCTCCAGCCA of the Allocoleopsis franciscana PCC 7113 genome contains:
- a CDS encoding pentapeptide repeat-containing protein — encoded protein: MKTKKAMKTSELLSRYAVGQRDFRGANLMGAQLKKVNLSYADFSGADLRGANLTSANLSYANLQEATLTGANLTEANLTKVNLTQTHIHEANFSRANLRGAIMPDGVIQT
- a CDS encoding diacylglycerol/polyprenol kinase family protein, with protein sequence MFQSIPWLESNSELWLQISIVGLGLGAIVLFAETLHRLTGNSSELARKVVHIGTGNVILVAWWLQIPAWVGISASIIASLIALLSYYIPILPGINSVGRKSLGTFFYAISIGVLVAWFWPLQQFHYAAVGILVMAWGDGLAGLIGQKFGQHPYEVWGMKKSWEGSLTMALVSYAVSCLILLSVQGNVWQTWLVPVAIAIVATALESVSKLGIDNLTVPLGSAALGYYLSQLLPLGS
- the yidD gene encoding membrane protein insertion efficiency factor YidD; its protein translation is MKILLIWLIRGYRRFISPLFPPVCRFQPTCSSYAIQAIERFGTWHGSWLAIQRILRCHPFHPGGYDPVPPKVSCSDDE
- the pedR gene encoding photosynthetic electron transport-dependent transcriptional regulator PedR, translated to MAGGESYTPASLSDREVQIIELVAAGLTNQEIAQQLEISKRTVDNHISNILTKTSTDNRVALVRWALQWGKVCINDVNCCPLPTPSDQALS
- a CDS encoding 16S rRNA (uracil(1498)-N(3))-methyltransferase: MTQLQRLVIAPQQHKQGKIFLTSSQQHYLSRVLRLKAGDRFIAMDGQGSWWVSELEASLTQAKILESLCVQTELPVTVTLMAALPKGNGFDDVVYQATELGVACIIPLKSDRTLLNPSPQKLERWRRLTQEAAEQCERPFVPTLLDPIDFTASLQLPETSNASRYICVARGDAPHLLSCLLEQKLASSPSSVVIAIGPEGGWTPVEVEQATGARFQPVSLGRRILRAVTAPILALSLASSVWETTQT
- a CDS encoding ATP-dependent Clp protease ATP-binding subunit; translation: MFERFTDTAIKVIRLAQEEARRLGHNFVGTEQILLGLIGEADGIAATVLQSLGITIQEVREEIEKIIGRGSGFVAVEIPFTPRSKRVLELSLEESRTLGQDYVGTEHLLLGLIRDGEGVAARVLLNLGVDSKEVRAKVIEMLSEAKPTLNAPSRTRTKTPTLDECGTNLTQLAAQGKLDPVVGRRKEVERMIQILVRRTKNNPILIGEPGVGKTALAEGLAQRIINNDVPISLQGKQVLTLDTGSLLAGTKYRGEFEERLKKIIEEIRSCQNIILMVDEVHTLVGAGAVSGSLDAANILKPALARGEIQCIGATTLDEYRKYIERDAALERRFQPVMVDEPSVEETIEILYGLRDRYEQHHQIKISDLALEAAAKLSDRYISDRFLPDKAIDLIDEAGSRVRILNSKVPSSAKSLKKELRQVLKDKGDAIGLQEFSKAGQMRAQEIRIQAEIRALIQNEPSNVSDADEVDYAPIVNQEDIAHIVASWTGIPVNKLTESESSKLLQMEDILHQRLVGQEEAVKAISRAIRRARVGISNPNRPIASFIFSGPTGVGKTELAKSLAAYFFGSESAMIRLDMSEYMERHTVSKLIGSPPGYVGFNEGGQLTEAVRRRPYTVVLFDEIEKAHPDVFNLLLQILEDGRLSDTKGRTVDFRNTLLIMTSNIGSKVIEKGGGGLGFDWSENQADAQYRGISSLVNEELKAYFRPEFLNRLDEIIVFRQLSKNEVKQIASILLNEVFSRLKEQGITLEVTERFKDRLVEEGYDPSYGARPLRRAITRLLEDCLAEEILSGRLQEADTVVVDIDDQGQIKVLQGDKQELLPPTALAG